One region of Oryza sativa Japonica Group chromosome 10, ASM3414082v1 genomic DNA includes:
- the LOC4348919 gene encoding homeobox-leucine zipper protein HOX9, giving the protein MAAAVAMRSGSGSDGGGGGYDKAGMDSGKYVRYTPEQVEALERVYAECPKPSSSRRQQLLRDCPILANIEPKQIKVWFQNRRCRDKQRKEASRLQAVNRKLTAMNKLLMEENERLQKQVSQLVHENAYMKQQLQNPSLGNDTSCESNVTTPQNPLRDASNPSGLLTIAEETLTEFLSKATGTAVDWVPMPGMKPGPDSFGIVAVSHGCRGVAARACGLVNLEPTKIVEILKDRPSWFRDCRSLEVFTMFPAGNGGTIELVYMQMYAPTTLVPARDFWTLRYTTTMEDGSLVVCERSLSGSGGGPSTASAQQFVRAEMLPSGYLVRPCEGGGSIVHIVDHLDLEAWSVPEVLRPLYESSRVVAQKMTTAALRHIRQIAQETSGEVVYALGRQPAVLRTFSQRLSRGFNDAISGFNDDGWSVMGGDGIEDVIIACNAKKVRNTSTSANAFVTPGGVICAKASMLLQSVPPAVLVRFLREHRSEWADYNFDAYSASSLKTSSCSLPGLRPMRFSGSQIIMPLAHTVENEEILEVVRLEGQALTHDDGLMSRDIHLLQLCTGIDEKSMGSCFQLVSAPIDELFPDDAPLISSGFRVIPLDMKTDGTPAGRTLDLASSLEVGSTAQPTGDASMDDCNLRSVLTIAFQFPYEMHLQDSVATMARQYVRSIVSSVQRVSMAISPSRSGLNAGQKIISGFPEAPTLARWICQSYQFHLGVELLRQADDAGEALLKMLWDYEDAILCCSFKEKPVFTFANEMGLNMLETSLVALQDLSLDKIFDEAGRKALYNEIPKLMEQGYVYLPGGVCLSGMGRHVSFEQAVAWKVLGEDNNVHCLAFCFVNWSFV; this is encoded by the exons atggcggcggcggtggcgatgcggagcggcagcggcagcgacggcggcggcggcgggtacgACAAGGCCGGGATGGACTCCGGCAAGTACGTGCGGTACACGCCGGAGCAGGTGGAGGCGCTGGAGAGGGTGTACGCCGAGTGCCCCAAGCCCAGCTCCTCCCGCCGCCAGCAGCTGCTCCGCGACTGTCCCATCCTCGCCAACATCGAGCCCAAGCAGATCAAGGTCTGGTTCCAGAACAGAAG GTGCCGAGATAAGCAGCGGAAGGAGGCATCAAGGCTTCAGGCCGTGAACCGAAAATTGACGGCGATGAATAAGCTTCTCATGGAGGAGAATGAGCGTCTTCAGAAGCAGGTCTCCCAGCTGGTCCATGAGAACGCGTACATGAAGCAGCAACTTCAGAAT CCGTCATTGGGCAATGATACAAGCTGTGAATCAAATGTGACCACTCCTCAGAACCCTCTGAGAGATGCAAGTAACCCGTCTGG ACTCCTTACAATTGCGGAGGAGACCCTGACAGAGTTCCTCTCCAAGGCTACAGGGACTGCTGTTGATTGGGTGCCAATGCCTGGGATGAAG CCTGGTCCGGATTCGTTTGGTATTGTGGCCGTTTCACATGGTTGCCGTGGTGTTGCTGCCCGTGCCTGTGGTTTGGTGAATCTAGAACCAACAAAG ATCGTGGAGATCTTAAAAGACCGCCCATCTTGGTTCCGTGATTGTCGAAGTCTTGAAGTCTTCACAATGTTTCCAGCTGGAAATGGTGGCACGATCGAACTTGTTTACATGCAG ATGTATGCTCCTACTACTTTGGTTCCTGCACGAGATTTTTGGACACTTAGATACACAACTACAATGGAGGATGGCAGCCTTGTG GTCTGTGAGAGATCATTGAGTGGTTCTGGAGGTGGTCCAAGTACAGCCTCCGCACAGCAATTTGTAAGAGCTGAGATGCTTCCTAGCGGCTATCTAGTGCGCCCATGCGAGGGTGGTGGCTCCATCGTGCATATTGTGGACCATCTGGATCTTGAG GCTTGGAGTGTTCCAGAAGTGCTTCGGCCACTCTACGAGTCATCTAGGGTAGTTGCTCAGAAAATGACTACTGCA GCACTACGGCACATCAGACAAATTGCTCAAGAGACAAGCGGGGAGGTTGTATACGCTTTGGGGAGGCAACCTGCTGTTTTGCGGACATTTAGTCAGAGGTTGAGTAG AGGCTTCAATGATGCTATAAGTGGTTTCAATGATGATGGTTGGTCTGTCATGGGTGGGGATGGCATTGAAGATGTGATCATTGCTTGCAATGCAAAGAAGGTTAGGAATACTAGCACTTCGGCCAATGCTTTTGTAACTCCAGGAGGTGTTATATGTGCTAAGGCATCCATGCTACTGCAG AGTGTCCCACCTGCAGTTTTGGTTCGATTTTTGAGGGAACATCGTTCTGAATGGGCGGATTATAACTTCGATGCATATTCAGCTTCATCTCTGAAGACAAGCTCATGTTCACTTCCTGGGTTGCGGCCTATGAGATTTTCTGGGAGCCAGATCATTATGCCACTTGCTCACACGGTGGAGAATGAGGAG ATTTTAGAAGTTGTCCGTCTTGAAGGACAAGCACTTACACATGATGATGGTCTTATGTCTAGAGATATTCACCTGCTTCAG CTTTGCACTGGAATAGATGAGAAATCAATGGGATCCTGCTTCCAGCTTGTCTCTGCACCAATCGATGAGCTTTTCCCTGATGATGCTCCGTTAATATCTTCAGGCTTTCGTGTTATACCGCTGGACATGAAAACA GATGGTACACCTGCTGGTAGAACATTAGATTTGGCATCTAGCCTTGAAGTTGGTTCAACTGCACAGCCCACAGGGGATGCATCTATGGATGACTGTAATCTACGATCAGTGCTGACAATTGCCTTTCAGTTCCCTTATGAAATGCATCTCCAAGACAGCGTTGCAACTATGGCCCGGCAATATGTCCGCAGTATTGTTTCCTCTGTTCAGAGAGTATCAATGGCTATTTCTCCTTCTCGGTCTGGCTTGAATGCTGGGCAGAAGATAATTTCAGGCTTCCCTGAAGCCCCAACGCTAGCTCGTTGGATTTGCCAAAGCTACCA GTTCCATTTGGGGGTGGAGTTACTTAGGCAGGCAGATGATGCTGGGGAAGCACTATTGAAAATGCTATGGGATTACGAAGACGCTATTTTGTGCTGTTCTTTCAAG GAAAAGCCTGTGTTTACTTTTGCCAACGAGATGGGACTAAACATGCTAGAAACATCTCTCGTCGCTCTCCAAGATCTCTCACTGGACAAGATATTTGATGAAGCCGGTAGGAAGGCCCTATACAACGAGATCCCGAAATTGATGGAACAG GGTTACGTGTACCTGCCTGGTGGAGTGTGCTTGTCCGGGATGGGGCGCCATGTTTCTTTCGAGCAAGCTGTAGCATGGAAGGTGCTCGGAGAAGACAACAATGTGCACTGCCTCGCCTTCTGCTTCGTCAACTGGTCCTTCGTGTGA